GTTCTGCGAAAGTGTAAGCATCACCTGAAGGCGTGCCGCCAAGCATTTGCATGGCAAAGGCCGCGGCTTGCGGCGGAGTAACCCGGTCGGCGTTGGGTATGAATTCCAGTGTCACTGCGCGTCCACCGTCTTTCAGCGCCCCGTTTACCTTCCGGAGCAGTATCTCGCAGGTCGCCGCGTCGAAGTGATGCAGAAAATTCGTCAGCAGTACGACGTCGTAATCAGTTCCATAATCAACATCGAACGCGCTGCCCGGGTTCGTCTGGAAACGTTCAGCCACACCGGCAGCTTCCGCATTCTGTTTCGCAAGTTCCAGCACGTTCGGCCAATCAACCGCGGTGACTTCAATCTGCGGATTTTGTTTTGCGAAAGCGATGCCGTACAAACCATGGCCCGCGGCAATATCCAGCACGCGCAAGTTCTGGTCTTTCGCTGGATCGACAAGTTGCGCCAACAACTCTGCGGGCATGGCCATCATCGGCGCCATCGCGCGCGCAAATTCAACCCACACCGGATGCTCAGGCTCGAGCGATTCTGCTGAGCCGGTCGAGCCGCCTTTCCGCACTGATTCAGTTAGGTTGTCGAAATTGCCTTTGATGTGAGGCGACAGCATGAAATCACTGACCGTGCCCATGTACGCGGGCGAGCGCTGGTCGAGAAAAACCGCGGAGTCAAGCGTCAATCCATAGCGCCCATCCTCCTTCGTCAGGAATCCCATGATCGTCAGATAGTCGCACAGGACACGCGTGCCCTTTTCGGATGCGGCGCAGCGATCGGCAATTTCCTTCGCGGTGGTTTTGCCTTCAGCGATAGCGGTGAAGACTTCGAGATCGATGCCGGCTTTCAGCGCCTGTGTTCGCTGGTACGCGTTAAGCGTGTCGAATAGTAATGCCGGTGTTGGTTGCTTTCCTGCCTGTGCTTCTGGGGCCATTGATTTACCCTTTCGATGGAAATGAAGGGCGAAAGCCTACTAAGTCCAAAGTCCAATGTCCAACGTCCAAAGTCCCCGGCTGGAATCAGAACTCAGACGTTGGACCTTGGACCTTGGACTTTGGACTTTGGACTTTGGAGGTTGGACCTTGGACGTTGGACTGTGGATTAATTCAGTTTCAGCGAAACCGGTTGGCCAAGTCCCTCGATCGAAAGCGTTACGCCCTGTGGGGACGCGACTGGTTCTTTCTGCGGAGAGCGAAAGATTATTAATCCCTGTCGCTGGCGCTCTGAATGGGTGAGCGGAGCTTTCAAATCGAAATCATAGGCGCGAAACTCTTTTTCGAATGTCTTTCGTGAATTCGGATTGTAAGCGAAAACTGCATTCGCTTTCAGGATGTGCGAGACGGCTTGTTTTCCCGAAATCAACTTCCATTCGTTACCTGACGCGTCGTGCAACTTGAACTTCAGTTTCTTCAGGACCAAATCCTCGCCCCCATTGTGCCTGGCCTCCAGACGCACCGGCAGCAATCCCGCCAGTTGCAGATTCGCTTCGAACAGCTCCTGGGTTTCTTCGTCGGTAAGCAGCGGAGCCGCGCGGAAAGTAACCGAACCGACGTCTGCCGTAGCCGCGGTCGCAGGCATGCGCGCGAGGGCCGCCGGGGGCTTAACTTTATAAAGACTTGTACTACACGCCATCGCAGCTAACGAAATCAACACAGCCAAGAGTGTCGT
The nucleotide sequence above comes from Pyrinomonadaceae bacterium. Encoded proteins:
- a CDS encoding class I SAM-dependent methyltransferase; amino-acid sequence: MAPEAQAGKQPTPALLFDTLNAYQRTQALKAGIDLEVFTAIAEGKTTAKEIADRCAASEKGTRVLCDYLTIMGFLTKEDGRYGLTLDSAVFLDQRSPAYMGTVSDFMLSPHIKGNFDNLTESVRKGGSTGSAESLEPEHPVWVEFARAMAPMMAMPAELLAQLVDPAKDQNLRVLDIAAGHGLYGIAFAKQNPQIEVTAVDWPNVLELAKQNAEAAGVAERFQTNPGSAFDVDYGTDYDVVLLTNFLHHFDAATCEILLRKVNGALKDGGRAVTLEFIPNADRVTPPQAAAFAMQMLGGTPSGDAYTFAELDQMFRNTGFARSEMHELPPSIQRVVISWK